The DNA window acctccaatctcttcccaaaactcttttattgcccttctcatttcttccttatcagtcaccactgccccattcaccttcaggctctccacattctcactgtcaggcatcccctcacccctcaggaatctgtaccattcacgaccaccttccacacctttctctctaagggactgaatcacacttttctcacatgtaactttagcattcattatctttcgcttcgtcactcgctgctgactcacatacgctgtccatgcattcaggtactcactttcagcctcctcactttcatgtctcctctttcttaactgtctgcacatcctattcagtctcttcctttccttcctagcatctCTAATCTCATCATTCCACCACGGCCTACTTCTATGCTTTCTAGCACTTGTTCTTACTGGCTGCTgcgttcttcacattctctacaAATCtgtcattcagttcatccacacCATTCAGGATCTCatcctctcatcttctctcgCTCAAGTCCACCTGGAAATTCACCCATCCTGCATCCCTCaacctccacttttttctcttgaccttggcatttgttccgtctcttccattcaacttACATTCTagcaccagcatgttatggtctgagactatgtcaatcatcccatcttcatctatccacatgcggtcaacaatttcacgcattctcccattcactagcatgtagtcaatcacagactcctggttcctcgcacaccaagtcactcgtccttcagTCAGGGTTTCATTCAGATTCTCCAAGCTCATCTCATTCACAAACTCATCTATAatctcaccattcctgttcATTTGTTCACCTAACATACCTACGTGAGCATTCATgtctcccataacaatcactctctctccagcataatCTCTTGCAATCTTTTTCAAAACACTTTTTTCTACCATTCTCCCTAACTGCTCTATCGCCTTCCACTGTCATATACACTACCAATACGACTATCCTCTCAGCTCTGCCACTCTCATTCCTACCCTCCACTCGAACAGCTAacacgtcctcactctcagcactgtCTCCTATGTCTGTCCAGCTCTTCCACTCTCAGATTCCTCACCTTTCTGTGGAGCAAGGCTACGCCTTCTCCTagcttctcctgtttcttgcGTCCTTTTCCTAACATCACAAACTCATTACCTTCCATCTGTACCACATCCCGCAGGTGAGTCTCAGTAATACCTACCACATCTAGACTCCATTAATTCAACTCCTTGCATACATCCTGAAATTTACCAATGCTCCATTCTCTTACATTCACACAACCAAATTTCATACATGACCTAGCCTGTTTgttgtcctctcttccttgcttcgGTGCACATCCATTCTTCATTCAGGCCGCATCCACACACCGTAGACCTTGCGCGCACCCACTCACGCAGCCGTCCGCACATCCTCTTGTTGCCGGTCTCATTTAGGTGCACCCCGTCCGGCAGGAAGTCCATGCCTTCCCTCAAGACGGGGTCCAGGTCGATGAAGCTGACGTTGCCCGTCTTCTTCAACCAGTCCAGCTTCAGCTTCAACACTTCTTGAATCTTGgcattcgtcctcctcctcagccgctcatacctctcttcctctcttggcCGTCGCatcacacccaccactgccacacacatcTTGGCTTCAGCAGCcttcactgcctccaccacctccttcacagTCTCCTCTTCCCCGACCCTCTCCAGGTCGTTGCCGCCGCCCTGGATCACCAGCAGACCGTTTTCGACTGTCTGGGTCTTGTGCGCCTTCTTGATCTCCTGGATCCTGGCTCCCCTCAGGCACTCCGGTGAGGCTCCGCTCATCTTGCTCCCGAGGTGGGCACCAGTATTCTTGATCATACTGTCCCCAACGATGCAGATTGGGGACTTCTTCACTATCATCTTCTTGGTTGGTcctctttgctgctgctgttctctcactctctccgtcTGCATGGCCTTGTCTTGCTGGGGTTGCGGGGCGAGTGCAAACGGGAAGTGCTGAGCCACCTGTGGCATCAAGATCAAAATCAAgactataaacaaaataatacctTGAGTTTGACTATAATTGCAATGAAGGTAGCAGGCAGGGAGATATCAGGTGAGGAGATCGCCGGCATAGTAAAAGAGTTTTGGAGGTATGaatatggaaagaggaaaagaatgaggtagtagttgtagtcatACTGCCACGCACAGTGGAGCAAGGAATATGAATTGGATTGAGATGCGTAGGCCTTACGTTGACTTTGACTCTGCTGTaaagaacattaaaaagggAATACTAATGGAGCTGACGGGATTGTTGATGAGTTCATGAAATAAATATAGAGGTGAGAATATAAGTAAcgctttattttcattgttcagaaaaataatagaaaaggagaTATGCCTTAAGATTGGAAGAAAAGTAGGGAAATCTCCATAAGGAAGAAGCCAAGCTAAGGTAAGAGGTAGGAAGTGGTACATTTACTAGCTAAAgtatgtgggtgggtggtgaataaaaaaataataattaagtgAAGATTGTAGGGAAGAAGCAGAGCAgggcactgtcctaatatacaCAACCTGCCTGCTCTCCTCGTTTTCCGGCTCCCTctttgcagctcctccacccagctgatttgacgtcacatatatgaaacCACGCCATTGGTCAaccagggaaagagagagagaagacagatgaTAAATCCATGGATGaaatgggattaaaataggaggtaaagaaaatggaggaaatggaaataaaataggattaaaagaataacacaagagaccgaaagaaaaatgtttaatgaatagaggaataagagaaaatgggaatgaaattgtaataatgaataaggaagtaggatataataataaaactggatagaaaaaaatatggatattgggcaagagaagaggataatgaatatGGGAATAGGAGGAACTATtaatgaggatgataaagaaTTAGGGAATAGGAGTAAGCATtaatgaggatgataaagaataagggaataggaggaaatgttaaTGAGAATATGGTGACGAAAAAGGgataggaggaaaaggtagTAAAACAgcagatagaggaagaggataatgacTAAGGGAATAGGGGAAATGAgtataagaatgataatgaataagggaagtgaaaatatggtaatgaataagggaataggaggaaatggtaataaaatagcagatagaaagaaaatggataacaaATAAGGGGGGATTGGTAAGAaaacagaagatgaaggaaaacaagagaaagagggatgaatgaagttcaggaagataaaaggaataaagggataacaaaaggaggaaacacTTTTATGTTGCAAGATGGcatgttttcattctcttttcctactATTCCTCTATTAattacccatttttctttctttctcttgttattcctttctatcctgttttatttccatttcctccatttctttatccattttctttctatccagTTTTAATCccactttcttcatttattatctctcttctctttctttctcttgttgacCAATAtcatggcttcatatatgtgacgtcaaatcaactgcgtggaggagctgcgaagggggagccggaaaataagaagagcagGATGCATATATTAGGACATTGTCCAGAGCAGATTTAGGTCAGGTTGAGGAGATTTAGAAAATGCACATGAGTTCATTTTGAAGGAGTTGATAAAAAGTAGTTGGAGGTTAGGAAGTGAGCCACTTCTAATGTTTATAGACCTAAGGAAAACCTACCACACAGTGAATAGGAGAAAATTATTTCAATTGTTAGCACACATAGGAATAGAAGACAGAGTGGTAGAGATGATTGGGAAAATGGCTGGAGGGGAAATAATGTAGGAGTGAGACAGGATCTTGTTATGCCCCCTATTCTCTTAAAAATTTGCATAGAGGAATAGTTAGTTAGGATAAGGAAATCAGAGAAGGGAACTAGGGTTAGAGAAAATAGATTATGGGGCCTGGCATATGCAGATGACATAGAGTAATTAATtgctgagaaagaagagaatattatGAAGGGATTACTCAGTATAGCTGAAGAGTATGGAAGAGAGTGGGACATTAGCTACAGTGTCAGGCAATGTAAGATGATAAAGTACAACAGCACAGGCCGTGGGGTAGTCGCTGGGTCCTGGGGAACAGCGTGCTACAAGTAGTAGATAAGTATACATATCAGTTTATAaattaggaaagagagaataacagtagaacaaggaaaataagtaaaagtgaAGGGCAGGAGGATGACATACATGATGATTAATGGAGGGAATAGATTAGTTAACAAGTATGAAATAGGTAGAAGTTTGTGAAAAGGAGTGGCAGTACCATATTGTTTATATGAGTCAGAAATTACTTGTTACCATAAGGGAAATCTCATAAAGTTAGATCAATCACAGAGATTGGTGGAGTTCattcaagaaaaggaaaactaaatttCCATAAGAAGATAGAGGAACAAATGAGGATATGatcttgatgaaaaaaaaaaaaaaaaaactgaacagtGGAAAAGATGGGAGAACAGAGAGGTTTGGTAGTaagttggtgaggaaaagaatgacagGGGCAGATGGATATCAGGAACGGAGAGCAAGTACATACACACTTGAATGGTATagggggaaagagagactgAAGGCACTTCATTGGCATGTAGAAGACTGATGGAGTAGATTGTGCATTACAGCAAGGACAGAATTCCAAATATGACTATAGTccgtctactctaaaatggctcttGGGTCTCGATCTAAAAAATTTAAGTGTTGTTTTCCTGGCCTCTCCCATCCACTTGCTCCTGCTTTTTTTCTGCTATACCATGAACTGTAGGATGCAGGTacaatatgtatgcatgtagttatgtatgtatgtatatatatatatatatatatatatatatatatatatatatatatatatatatatatatatatatatatatatatatatatatatatatatatatatatatatatacctgtagatatttatgtatgtatgtatggatgcaTGCATACATGCATGTTTGCAAGTACATAATTATATTTAGAGAGTGGTGGAGTGGAAAAGGGGGAAATCTATGTGTGGCCTTGTCCTGATGTCAGGTCAGATGTCAGAGTTGCCAGAATGTGAATATTTCTACCATGCTATAATGTATAGGCTGGCTACAGGCATTATTTATAtagtatatacagtggagacttaatactcaaacttaattcattccaaatggctgttcaagtatcAAAACGTTTGACTATCGATACCTTTAAATCAGGTCattcgttctaatcttagcagAACCTAagtttataaagatttcattgtaacattttttaattatttttaattgtacatactgtaagtgaaggctggtgatgaataacgtagaagaggaagggagaagggtgggaaggaggaggagggaggtcgtcAGAGGACatgtcaccatccatgaaaacgtctttgtaacttttctcctggtgagATTCTTGTGAATCCATAAGTGGAGGGctatggctcactaacacttgcactctctctaggttccttattttcaccattaataaACCTCTTTGTTGCCATTATAAGTTTCTTAAAGTAAAACTACTAACAGAATGCTgaaaaatgttgtttttttacAAGACTGCAACAGGACAAGGGACATGCATTGGTAACCAGTATACCAGAATACCAGTATTATTGGTATCAGAATGGGACAATGGCAGCACcagggagggagaagatagaGCTTTGTTGACAGGCATGTGTGCAGCCAttcgattaccagatattttcactacAAATAAgactttggtgttaatgtaagtaaatgtaatgtaaaaaactacagacagaatgcaCAAGAATATTTTTCTGATAACCGCAGCAGCACAACTGGCAAAGGGGGTAGGGAGAGGCCAGGAAGCCTTTGTTTGCAGTCGTGTGTGGACATTCGATTCTCAGGTATTTTTTCAAATATTATATTGAACTTTTGTGTTTGAGTATTGAATAGTTCAGCTATTAAGACATTTTAGTATgagtttgaatgtgtgtgtgtgtgtatttacctagttgtagttttacagggcctgggctttatgctcatgtggccccgtctccatatctacacttattcaatttttctttaaaactatgcacactcgttgctgacaccacttcttcactcaaactgttccacgtcttaacacatctttgtgggaaactatatttttttaacatctctcagacatcttcctttcttagctttttactatgcgatcttgtgcttcggatgtcatattcttctctcaggatcagtttctcattatccacttggtccattccgttgatcaatttataaacttgtatcagatcccctctctcccttctctgttccagggttggtagatccatagcctttagtctctagtgtgtgtgtgtatttacctagttgtatttacctagttgtagttttacagggcctgggctttatgctgtgtggccccgtctccatatctacacttatccaatttttctttaaaactatgtacactctttgctgacaccacttcctcactcaaactgttccaaatctcaacacatctttgtgggaaactaaattttttaacatctctcagacattttcccttcctcagtttcttactttgcgatcttgtgcttcgaatgtcatattcttctctcaggatcagtttctcattatccacttgatccattccgttaatcaatttatgaacttgtatgagatcccctctctctcttctctgttccagggttggtagatccattgtttttagtctctcctcatatgtcatccctttaaattctggaaccattcttgtagccattttttgtagtctccaatttccttatgtgtttctttttatggggtgtccacacaactcctgcatattccaatctaggttttattttagtacttatcaatttcttcatcatttctttgtctatatagtgaaatgctaatccaatattccttagcaaattatacgtctctctgaaaattctatctattctgtgtgtgtgtgtgtgtgtgtgtgtgtgtgtgtatatatatatatatatatatatatatatatatatatatatatatatatatatatatatatatatatatatatatatatatatataagccatGTAAAAGTTATGTAAGGCACTTAGCTAAATGCTGGAAATGGAATACTGAATTCATGAAAAATTAGGGACTTGGTTTTCAGAATTAAatttgaagggagaggaaggcaagcTCATAAAGAGGTACCTCTTTATTATATACTATAGTCcatctactctaaaatggctcctgggtctcagtcAGAATGGTATCATGGAGGAATGCATgattgtcagatcttgaggaaaaccgtaaaCTATCCTTGTGATAATAAGTGTGTTGAccaacagaaaacaagcattATTTGCATAAAATCAATTCATTATTTGCATAAAATCAATTACATCATCAATAAGCTATAATATGTTTTGAACAGTAAGCTAAGTGAATTGATATTGTAATAGCAGAAATGtgggacataaaaaaaaaaaaaaaatatatatatatatatatatatatatatatatatatatatatatatatatatatatatatatatatatatatatatatatttttttttttttttgtcccacaTTTCTGCTATTACAATATCAATTCACTTAGCTTACTGTTCAAAACATATTATAGCTTATTGATGATGTAATTGATTTTATGCAAATAATGAATTGATTTTATGCAAATaatgcttgttttctgttggTCAACACACTTATTATCACAAGGATAGtttacggttttcctcaagatctgacaatcATGCATTCCTCCATGATACCATTCTgactgagacccaggagccattttagagtagatgGACTATAGTATATAATAAAGAGGTACCTCTTTATGAgcttgccttcctctcccttcaaatTTCATTCTGAAAACCAAGTCCCTAATTTTTCATGAATTCAGTATTCCATTTCCAGCATTTAGCTAAGTGCCTTACATAACTTTTACATGGCTTATGTTTTGTTGGATAACATATTTGGTCAGAAAGCTCATAACTGCTCCAGTTTGTGTTGCAGAAGAACAACAAATGTTGTATAGATCACCATTCATGGATGTGGGTGTGCCTGTCATACATCACTTGTTCATTGTAGTTGCAAGAGTATAACACATGTATGGATTCACTCTGGATATAATCtgaactaatatttttttcagatgTGTTGTTGATGAAGTTGAGCATAACTGCAGTAAACAAGGTTTACATGAACTTTTTGAAACATATTTCAACAAAGTATATTCAAAATGCCCTTAAGGAAGCAAGCAGAAGCTCTAGAGCATATGTGTTTTGTGAAGGTGGCTCAGACAATTCACTCTCTAGCTGTAAGTATTTCTTGTTTACTGAAGATCTAGATGTTATATGATGTGTGCATAGCTACTTAAATTGCCTTTCCTTTTATACTTCTTCAGTGTTATGGTATGCATGATTTGCCATGTTATTCCATATGCTTGTAAACAATGAGTCATTTATTCATGCCATGTAGAGAATTCAGAATAAACAAATGGAAACTTAAAAGCTGCTTAGATCTTAACATACCTAGAAAAGTACAGTATATTGGCATATAGCTGTAAGATTTTTCTGAGCATAATGCAGACTGCTGTTATATATTAAATAAACAAGGAATTTTGTGACTATTAGTTCATATTCATATAAtccaattccttcctttttaggTTCAGTTAGAAGAAGACCCAGAATGTCACAAAATGTCAACAGAAAAACTCTCTGCCATGGTATCAGCTCTGCCAGCAGTGATTAATGAGAACATGATTGTTAAAGTCATTGAAACCATCCACAAAACCTTCAGTAGAACACGACGGACAGTTGGCATGAAGACCTGCCTGGAGGTGTTGCTGCAGAAACATGTGCAGAGGCTGGAACTCAATGGACTCTTCTTTAAAATGAGACTTCAGGGCACTATAAACAGTACCATTAGAAATATTGTGTGTGCACAAGTGACCACCATGAGAAACCTGATGACCCTTAACATGGTCAGTAAGTGCAGTGATGAGATCCTTTGTGTTGTGAGTGAAAAGTGCCCGGAAGTGAGTGACGTCAATGTGTCAATATCAGACCTTGTCACAGATGCTGGTATCAAAGCACTTGCAAATGGTTGTCCAAAACTAGAAAATTTGGGTATATATAAATGCTGGAACATTACAACAGAAGGAATTGCTTATGTATTGAAACACAGCAGAAACTTGAAGAAGTTGAAGTGTGATCAGCTGGGAGCAGTCTTGATTAATGAGTTCAGTACAAGCAAGAGCACTTTTAAGCTTATTCACTTTGAACAAACTCaggtatcttttttctttcaagtttagcatcatttttttttttttttttcatgtagatagaaatgatGAATGACAGTTTGCAATGTAGCTATACAGTACTTAAATTTTCATCTGAATTACCTTTTGAGTATTTATGATTCTATTTAGTATCTGCAGATCTGTTAGTGATGGTAGCAGTAGGGTTGCAATTAAGCCTTAGTTATCAAAATATCTCAGTCTACACTCTCCCTATTCCAATGAAATACTTTTATGATTAAATATATGACATTTTTTTAAGTATCTGTACTCTCTAGGTCAGTATAGTTTCTTGATTTTATATATAcgtattatcttttttcataaTGTTGTATTTGAACATTTTCTGATCATTGGTCATTGACCATATGCAGTGCATGGTACATATTTAGCACATTCTGTTGCCTGGTTTGGTAATAAAACTTTCTTTACAGACATTGTTTGAACCCACAGCTGAAGATATCAGGTGGGTAGGGAATGCTTGTCCCAACCTTGAGTCTGTCAGCTTGTTTGTGGATGACAAGAACCTGTCTCTGGTGCCTCTCCTTGGGCAAATCAGGTAAATGTTTTGCTTTGTGGTATGCtgctgtatatatttatgtttgAATTATTTACTTTCTCAAATTCTACTATGTGAACACCATTACAAATTGTTTTATGTATTTGGTACTTTGAATCTCTGTAAAAATCAAGACTAGGAGTGCATCAGATTATTGGTTTCATCAGATTATTTGGATTTACTCCTGAAAACACTATACATAATGGTAAAGTAGTAAGTAATAAAAGATTGGGCTACATAGTTGCATTCCATGAGCCATTACCCTCCCACCCTGCATCCTGTCTCCCCCCTTTGCCTGGGACAGTTGATCAGTGGTTGCAGTGTGGAGTGTACAAAAATGGCCACCCACATTAGACTGGCTGCTCTCCTCGTAGCAGGAGAGCTACATATCCTGTGCTAGACACTGTATATATTATTCTTAGAAGTAATGAAGTTTTAAGAAGgccagaggaaaagagagaagagaggccaTTATTGTTCCCCCTCAGGGGATATGCTTATTATGCAGTAGGAAAGGTGATGTATATACCCCTGCATGGGTGACAAGTAACACCATTTATAAACAAA is part of the Portunus trituberculatus isolate SZX2019 chromosome 19, ASM1759143v1, whole genome shotgun sequence genome and encodes:
- the LOC123506282 gene encoding F-box/LRR-repeat protein 4-like, which codes for MPLRKQAEALEHMCFVKVAQTIHSLAVQLEEDPECHKMSTEKLSAMVSALPAVINENMIVKVIETIHKTFSRTRRTVGMKTCLEVLLQKHVQRLELNGLFFKMRLQGTINSTIRNIVCAQVTTMRNLMTLNMVSKCSDEILCVVSEKCPEVSDVNVSISDLVTDAGIKALANGCPKLENLGIYKCWNITTEGIAYVLKHSRNLKKLKCDQLGAVLINEFSTSKSTFKLIHFEQTQTLFEPTAEDIRWVGNACPNLESVSLFVDDKNLSLVPLLGQIRVLEVETGVMPGDGFIEAIKYLGNSLQTLQLSCNKVQQEVIVVLGECCPSLTTLHLSTAALEGDKLLANPGQLFSGLTVLHLQVWKESVLSNKWVDFFLLWCRKLESVLLKAEVGFLTDEYLSALLAVNPLTEAKYIVIASDEFVPLTLESVHRLMSSCPALENLGLSSWNITEEEFFQIRDDIKTNNYNLNIS